One window of the Pseudomonas knackmussii B13 genome contains the following:
- the gyrA gene encoding DNA gyrase subunit A — protein MGELAKEILPVNIEDELRQSYLDYAMSVIVGRALPDARDGLKPVHRRVLYAMSELGNDWNKPYKKSARVVGDVIGKYHPHGDTAVYDTIVRMAQPFSLRYMLVDGQGNFGSVDGDNAAAMRYTEVRMAKLAHELLADLDKETVDWVPNYDGTEQIPAVMPTKIPNLLVNGSSGIAVGMATNIPPHNLSEVVDGCLALMDNPELSVDDLMQYIPGPDFPTAGIINGRAGIIEAYRTGRGRIYIRARAEIEDMEKGGNRQQIIITELPYQLNKARLIEKIAELVKEKKIEGITELRDESDKDGMRVVIELRRGEVGEVVLNNLYAQTQLQSVFGINVVALVDGQPRTLNLKDMLEVFIRHRREVVTRRTVYELRKARERGHILEGQAVALSNIDPVIELIKASPTPAEAKERLVSTAWESSAVEAMVERAGADACRPEDLDPQYGLRDGKYYLSPEQAQAILELRLHRLTGLEHEKLLSEYQEILTLIGELIRILTNPQRLMEVIREELEKVKAEFGDARRTEIVASQVDLTIADLITEEERVVTISHGGYAKSQPLAAYEAQRRGGKGKSASGVKDEDYIEHLLVANSHATLLLFSSKGKVYWLRTFEIPEASRAARGRPLVNLLPLDEGERITAMLQIDLEAVRAQFAGDEGDDDDVVAEQVAEVVEAEEAEEGDDADFSQDEPTGAYIFMATMKGTVKKTPLIQFTKPRSNGLIALKLEEGDSLIAAAITDGSKDVMMFSDAGKVIRFKESKVRIMGRNARGVRGMRLAEGQRIISMLIPECREAQILSASARGYGKRTPLADYPRRGRGGQGVIAMVINERNGNLVGAVQVLDGEEIMLISDQGTLVRTRVDEVRGAGRNTQGVILIKLAADETLVGLERVQEPTVVEDDVIDGEIVEGEVADENQEAGEVAAEEAPQASED, from the coding sequence ATGGGCGAACTGGCCAAAGAAATCCTCCCGGTCAACATCGAAGACGAACTCCGACAGTCCTACCTCGATTACGCGATGAGCGTGATCGTCGGTCGTGCCCTGCCCGATGCGCGCGACGGCCTGAAACCGGTGCACCGCCGCGTCCTGTACGCCATGAGCGAACTGGGCAACGACTGGAACAAGCCCTACAAGAAATCCGCCCGTGTGGTCGGTGACGTGATCGGTAAGTACCACCCGCACGGTGATACCGCGGTCTACGACACCATCGTGCGTATGGCCCAGCCCTTCTCGCTGCGCTACATGCTGGTCGACGGCCAGGGCAACTTCGGTTCGGTCGACGGCGACAACGCCGCGGCCATGCGATACACCGAAGTGCGCATGGCGAAGCTGGCCCACGAGCTTCTCGCCGACCTCGACAAGGAAACCGTCGACTGGGTGCCCAACTACGACGGCACCGAGCAGATCCCGGCGGTCATGCCGACCAAGATCCCCAACCTGCTGGTCAACGGTTCCAGCGGTATCGCCGTGGGCATGGCGACCAACATCCCGCCGCACAACCTGAGCGAAGTGGTCGACGGTTGCCTGGCGCTGATGGACAACCCCGAACTGTCCGTCGATGACCTGATGCAGTACATCCCCGGTCCCGACTTCCCGACCGCGGGCATCATCAACGGCCGTGCCGGCATCATCGAGGCCTACCGCACCGGTCGTGGCCGCATCTATATCCGTGCCCGCGCCGAAATCGAGGACATGGAGAAGGGCGGCAACCGCCAGCAGATCATCATCACCGAGCTGCCCTACCAGCTGAACAAGGCTCGCCTGATCGAGAAGATCGCCGAGCTGGTGAAAGAGAAGAAGATCGAAGGCATCACCGAACTGCGCGACGAGTCCGACAAGGACGGCATGCGCGTGGTCATCGAGCTGCGCCGCGGCGAAGTCGGCGAGGTCGTGCTGAACAACCTCTACGCCCAGACCCAGCTGCAGAGCGTCTTCGGCATCAACGTGGTAGCCCTGGTCGACGGCCAGCCGCGCACGCTGAACCTGAAGGACATGCTCGAAGTCTTCATCCGCCACCGCCGCGAAGTGGTGACCCGGCGGACCGTCTACGAGCTGCGCAAGGCTCGCGAGCGCGGCCACATCCTCGAAGGCCAGGCGGTCGCCTTGTCGAACATCGACCCGGTGATCGAGCTGATCAAGGCCTCGCCGACCCCGGCCGAAGCCAAGGAGCGCCTGGTCTCCACCGCCTGGGAATCCAGTGCCGTGGAAGCCATGGTCGAGCGCGCCGGCGCCGATGCCTGCCGTCCTGAAGACCTGGACCCGCAATACGGCCTGCGCGATGGCAAGTACTACCTGTCGCCGGAACAGGCCCAGGCCATCCTGGAACTGCGCCTGCACCGCCTGACCGGCCTGGAACACGAGAAGCTCCTGTCCGAATACCAGGAAATCCTTACCCTGATCGGCGAGCTGATCCGCATCCTGACCAACCCGCAGCGCCTGATGGAAGTCATCCGCGAGGAGCTGGAGAAGGTCAAGGCCGAGTTCGGCGACGCCCGCCGCACCGAGATCGTCGCGTCGCAGGTCGACCTGACCATCGCCGACCTGATCACCGAGGAAGAGCGTGTCGTCACCATCTCCCACGGCGGCTACGCCAAGTCGCAACCGCTGGCGGCCTACGAGGCCCAGCGCCGCGGCGGCAAGGGCAAGTCGGCGAGCGGCGTGAAGGACGAGGACTACATCGAGCACCTGCTGGTCGCCAACAGCCACGCCACCCTGCTGTTGTTCTCCAGCAAGGGCAAGGTCTACTGGCTGCGTACCTTCGAGATTCCGGAAGCCTCGCGCGCTGCGCGTGGCCGTCCGCTGGTGAACCTGCTGCCGCTGGACGAAGGCGAGCGCATCACCGCCATGCTGCAGATCGACCTGGAAGCCGTGCGGGCGCAGTTCGCCGGTGACGAGGGCGATGACGACGACGTGGTTGCCGAGCAGGTCGCCGAGGTGGTGGAAGCTGAAGAGGCCGAAGAAGGCGACGACGCCGACTTCAGCCAGGACGAGCCGACCGGCGCCTACATCTTCATGGCCACCATGAAAGGCACCGTGAAGAAGACCCCGCTGATCCAGTTCACCAAGCCGCGCTCCAACGGCCTGATCGCGCTGAAGCTGGAAGAGGGCGATTCGCTGATCGCCGCCGCCATCACCGACGGTTCGAAGGACGTGATGATGTTCTCAGACGCCGGCAAGGTGATCCGCTTCAAGGAAAGCAAGGTGCGCATCATGGGCCGTAACGCCCGTGGCGTGCGCGGCATGCGCCTGGCGGAAGGCCAGCGCATCATCTCCATGCTGATCCCCGAGTGCCGCGAAGCGCAGATCCTCTCGGCTTCCGCACGCGGTTACGGCAAGCGCACCCCGCTGGCCGACTACCCGCGCCGCGGTCGTGGTGGCCAGGGCGTGATCGCCATGGTGATCAACGAGCGCAACGGCAACCTGGTGGGCGCCGTTCAGGTGCTGGATGGCGAGGAGATCATGCTGATTTCCGACCAGGGCACCCTGGTCCGTACCCGCGTCGACGAAGTCCGTGGCGCAGGCCGTAACACCCAGGGCGTGATCCTCATCAAGCTGGCCGCCGACGAAACGCTGGTGGGCCTGGAGCGGGTGCAGGAACCGACCGTCGTCGAAGACGACGTCATTGACGGCGAGATCGTCGAGGGCGAAGTGGCGGACGAGAACCAAGAAGCAGGCGAAGTCGCGGCTGAAGAAGCCCCGCAGGCCAGCGAAGACTGA
- the mtnA gene encoding S-methyl-5-thioribose-1-phosphate isomerase, translating to MRERLLAAERVTAIDWRKGTLRLLDQRRLPLEETWLSYDSAAEVADAIREMVVRGAPAIGISAAYGVVLGLRARLDIGGDWRAALEEDFRVLAESRPTAVNLFWALNRMRERLDRLKPTDDPLQVLEAEAIAIHESDREANLTMAQLGVELIRKQHSGPQKILTHCNTGALATGGFGTALGVIRAAHLEGLVERIYADETRPWLQGARLTAWELANEGVPVTLNADAAAAHLMKTESITWVIVGADRITANGDVANKIGTYQLAVNAMHHGVRFMVVAPSSTIDMSLESGDDIPIEERDGRELLEIGGKRVAAEVEAFNPVFDVTPADLIDAIVTERGVVERPDAARMAELMSRKRLH from the coding sequence ATGCGTGAGCGACTGTTGGCGGCCGAGCGGGTCACCGCCATTGATTGGCGCAAGGGCACCCTCCGCCTGCTCGACCAGCGCCGGCTGCCGCTGGAGGAAACCTGGCTGAGCTACGACAGTGCCGCCGAGGTCGCCGATGCGATCCGCGAAATGGTGGTGCGTGGCGCGCCAGCCATCGGCATCAGCGCCGCCTATGGCGTGGTCCTGGGCCTGCGTGCCCGGCTGGACATCGGTGGCGACTGGCGCGCGGCGCTGGAAGAAGACTTCCGCGTGCTGGCCGAATCGCGGCCCACCGCAGTCAACCTGTTCTGGGCGCTCAACCGCATGCGCGAGCGCCTCGATCGCCTCAAGCCGACCGACGACCCGCTGCAGGTCCTGGAGGCCGAGGCCATCGCCATCCACGAAAGCGACCGCGAAGCCAACCTGACCATGGCCCAGCTCGGTGTCGAGCTGATCCGCAAGCAGCACAGCGGTCCGCAGAAGATCCTCACCCACTGCAACACCGGTGCGCTGGCCACCGGCGGCTTCGGCACCGCGCTGGGCGTGATCCGCGCGGCGCACCTGGAAGGGTTGGTCGAACGCATCTACGCCGACGAAACCCGCCCGTGGCTGCAGGGCGCACGCCTGACCGCCTGGGAATTGGCCAACGAAGGCGTGCCGGTGACCCTGAACGCCGATGCCGCCGCCGCGCACCTGATGAAGACCGAAAGCATCACCTGGGTCATCGTCGGCGCCGACCGCATCACCGCCAATGGTGACGTGGCCAACAAGATCGGCACCTACCAGCTCGCGGTGAACGCCATGCACCACGGCGTGCGCTTCATGGTGGTGGCGCCCAGCTCGACCATCGACATGAGCCTGGAAAGCGGCGACGACATCCCGATCGAGGAGCGTGACGGTCGCGAGCTGCTGGAAATCGGTGGCAAGCGCGTGGCTGCGGAAGTGGAGGCCTTCAATCCGGTCTTCGACGTGACCCCGGCCGACCTGATCGACGCCATCGTGACCGAGCGGGGCGTGGTAGAGCGTCCGGATGCCGCGCGCATGGCCGAGTTGATGAGCCGCAAGCGGCTGCACTGA
- a CDS encoding TRZ/ATZ family hydrolase has translation MPDAKAPLDLLLLPTWIVPVEPAGVVLRDHALGIRDGRIALLAPRAEALRHPAAETRELPGMLLAPGLVNAHGHAAMSLFRGLADDLPLMTWLQEHIWPAEAKWVDEGFVRTGTELAIAEQLKGGISCLSDMYFHPKIACEVVHETGVRAQICVPVLDFPIPGARDAEEAIRKGVALHDDLKHHPRIRVAFGPHAPYTVSDDKLENVLMLAEELDAGIQMHVHETAFEVQQALDKTGERPLARLHRLGLLGPRFQAVHMTQVNDEDLALLVETNSSVIHCPESNLKLASGFCPVERLWQAGVNVAIGTDGAASNNDLDLLGETRTAALLAKAVAGQATALDAHRALRMATLNGARALGLEQEIGSLELGKSADLVAFDLSGLAQQPVYEPVSQLIYATGRDCVRHLWVAGKQLLDSGRLTRLDEGRLAAAAGDWGRRIAKG, from the coding sequence ATGCCCGACGCCAAAGCCCCTCTCGATCTGCTTCTGCTGCCGACCTGGATAGTCCCGGTGGAACCTGCCGGCGTGGTCCTTCGCGACCATGCGCTGGGCATCCGCGACGGCCGTATCGCCCTGCTCGCCCCGCGCGCCGAGGCGCTGCGCCATCCGGCGGCGGAAACCCGCGAACTTCCGGGCATGCTGCTCGCCCCCGGCCTGGTCAACGCCCATGGTCACGCGGCCATGAGCCTGTTCCGTGGCCTGGCCGACGACCTACCGCTGATGACCTGGCTGCAGGAACACATCTGGCCAGCCGAGGCCAAGTGGGTCGACGAAGGCTTCGTTCGCACCGGCACCGAGCTGGCCATCGCCGAACAGCTCAAGGGCGGGATCAGCTGCCTCTCGGACATGTACTTCCACCCCAAGATCGCCTGCGAGGTAGTCCACGAGACCGGCGTGCGCGCGCAGATCTGCGTCCCGGTGCTGGACTTCCCGATCCCCGGCGCCCGCGACGCCGAAGAGGCGATCCGCAAGGGCGTGGCGCTGCATGACGACCTCAAGCATCACCCGCGCATCCGCGTGGCGTTCGGCCCGCACGCGCCCTACACGGTGAGCGACGACAAGCTGGAGAACGTGCTGATGCTCGCCGAAGAGCTCGACGCCGGCATCCAGATGCACGTCCACGAGACCGCCTTCGAGGTCCAGCAGGCGCTGGATAAGACCGGCGAACGCCCCCTGGCCCGCCTGCACCGTCTCGGCCTGCTCGGCCCGCGCTTCCAGGCCGTGCACATGACCCAGGTGAATGACGAGGACCTGGCGCTGCTGGTGGAAACCAACAGCTCGGTGATCCACTGCCCGGAATCCAACCTCAAGCTGGCCAGCGGCTTCTGCCCGGTGGAGCGCCTCTGGCAGGCCGGCGTCAACGTGGCCATCGGCACCGACGGCGCGGCCAGCAACAACGACCTCGACCTGCTCGGAGAAACCCGCACCGCCGCCCTGCTGGCCAAGGCCGTGGCAGGCCAGGCCACCGCGCTGGACGCCCACCGCGCACTGCGAATGGCGACCCTCAACGGCGCCCGCGCCCTGGGCCTGGAGCAGGAAATCGGCTCGCTGGAGCTGGGCAAGTCCGCCGACCTGGTGGCCTTCGACCTCTCCGGCCTGGCCCAGCAGCCGGTCTACGAGCCGGTCTCGCAACTGATCTACGCCACCGGCCGCGACTGCGTGCGCCACCTTTGGGTGGCCGGCAAGCAACTGCTCGACAGTGGCCGCCTGACGCGCCTGGACGAAGGCCGCCTGGCCGCCGCCGCCGGCGACTGGGGGCGACGCATCGCCAAGGGCTGA
- the ubiG gene encoding bifunctional 2-polyprenyl-6-hydroxyphenol methylase/3-demethylubiquinol 3-O-methyltransferase UbiG, translating to MSNVDHAEIAKFEALAHRWWDRESEFKPLHDINPLRVNWIDERVGLAGKKVLDVGCGGGILSEAMAQRGATVTGIDMGEAPLAVAQLHQLESGVAVEYRRITAEQLAEEMPEQFDVVTCLEMLEHVPDPSSVIRACYRMVKPGGQVFFSTINRNPKAYLFAIVGAEYVMRLLPRGTHDFKKFIRPSELGAWSRDAGLAVKDIIGLTYNPLTKHYKLANDVDVNYMIQTLREE from the coding sequence ATGAGCAACGTCGACCACGCCGAGATCGCCAAATTCGAGGCCCTTGCCCATCGCTGGTGGGACCGCGAAAGCGAGTTCAAGCCGCTGCACGACATCAACCCGCTGCGCGTCAACTGGATCGACGAGCGCGTCGGCCTGGCCGGCAAGAAGGTGCTCGACGTCGGCTGCGGCGGCGGCATCCTCAGCGAAGCCATGGCCCAGCGCGGCGCCACCGTTACCGGCATCGACATGGGCGAGGCGCCGCTGGCGGTCGCCCAGCTGCACCAGCTGGAATCCGGCGTGGCAGTTGAATACCGACGCATCACCGCCGAGCAGCTGGCCGAGGAAATGCCCGAGCAGTTCGACGTGGTGACCTGCCTGGAAATGCTCGAGCACGTGCCCGATCCGTCCTCGGTCATCCGCGCCTGCTACCGCATGGTCAAGCCCGGCGGCCAGGTGTTCTTCTCGACCATCAACCGCAATCCCAAGGCCTACCTGTTCGCCATCGTCGGCGCCGAGTACGTCATGCGCCTGCTGCCGCGCGGCACCCACGACTTCAAGAAGTTCATCCGCCCCTCCGAACTCGGCGCCTGGTCGCGCGACGCCGGCCTCGCGGTCAAGGACATCATCGGCCTGACCTACAACCCGCTGACCAAGCACTACAAGCTGGCCAACGACGTCGACGTCAACTACATGATCCAGACCCTGCGCGAGGAATGA
- the mupP gene encoding N-acetylmuramic acid 6-phosphate phosphatase MupP yields MRPMPIKAVLFDMDGTLLDTAPDFIAVCQAMLADHGLPPVPDQRIADVVSGGARAMVAATFDMDPEAEGFEPLRLEFLDRYQDHCAVLTRPYDGIPELLESIERARLVWGVVTNKPVRFAEPVMQQLGLAERSAVLICPDHVTRSKPDPEMLLLACERIGVDPQHVLFIGDDLRDIESGRAAGTKTAAVRYGYIHPEDNPAHWGADVIVDHPRELLAVLERAMCGC; encoded by the coding sequence ATGAGGCCGATGCCGATCAAAGCGGTTCTCTTCGACATGGACGGCACCCTGCTGGATACCGCGCCGGACTTCATCGCCGTCTGCCAGGCCATGCTCGCCGACCACGGCCTGCCGCCGGTGCCCGACCAGCGCATCGCCGACGTGGTTTCCGGCGGCGCCCGCGCCATGGTCGCCGCGACCTTCGATATGGACCCGGAAGCCGAAGGCTTCGAACCGCTGCGCCTGGAGTTCCTCGATCGCTACCAGGACCACTGCGCAGTGCTCACGCGTCCCTACGACGGCATTCCCGAGCTGCTCGAAAGCATCGAGAGAGCCCGCCTGGTCTGGGGTGTGGTAACCAACAAGCCGGTGCGCTTCGCCGAGCCGGTGATGCAGCAACTGGGCCTGGCCGAGCGCTCGGCAGTGCTGATATGCCCCGACCACGTGACCCGCAGCAAGCCCGATCCGGAAATGCTGCTGCTGGCCTGCGAGCGCATCGGCGTCGACCCGCAGCATGTGCTGTTCATCGGTGACGACCTGCGTGACATCGAGTCCGGCCGCGCCGCCGGGACCAAGACCGCGGCCGTGCGCTACGGCTACATCCACCCCGAGGACAACCCCGCGCACTGGGGCGCCGACGTGATCGTCGACCACCCGCGCGAACTGCTGGCCGTCCTCGAACGGGCAATGTGCGGCTGCTGA
- a CDS encoding YciK family oxidoreductase encodes MFEYSARPDLLKDRVILVTGAGRGIGAAAARSYAAHGATVLLLGKSEENLNETYDLIEAAGHPQPVVIPFNLETALPHQFDELAATVESEFGRLDGLLHNASILGPRSPIEQISGENFMRVMQVNVNAMFMLTHAMLPLLKLSDDASVIFTSSSVGRKGRAYWGAYAVSKFATEGLMQVMADECDGTHPIRANSVNPGATRTSMRAMAYPGENPANNPTPEEIMPVYLYLMGPDSQGVNGQAFDAQG; translated from the coding sequence ATGTTCGAATATTCCGCACGCCCCGACCTGCTCAAGGATCGGGTGATCCTGGTCACCGGCGCCGGTCGCGGCATCGGCGCCGCCGCTGCGCGCAGCTACGCCGCCCATGGCGCCACCGTGCTGCTGCTGGGCAAGAGCGAAGAAAACCTCAATGAGACCTACGACCTCATCGAGGCCGCCGGGCATCCGCAGCCGGTGGTGATCCCGTTCAACCTGGAAACCGCCCTGCCGCACCAGTTCGACGAACTGGCGGCAACCGTGGAGAGCGAGTTCGGCCGCCTCGACGGACTGCTGCACAACGCCTCCATCCTCGGCCCGCGCTCGCCCATCGAGCAGATCTCCGGGGAGAACTTCATGCGCGTCATGCAGGTGAACGTCAACGCGATGTTCATGCTGACCCACGCGATGCTGCCGCTGCTCAAGCTCTCCGACGACGCCTCGGTGATCTTCACCTCCAGCAGCGTCGGCCGTAAGGGCCGGGCCTACTGGGGCGCCTACGCGGTCTCCAAGTTCGCCACCGAGGGCCTGATGCAGGTGATGGCCGACGAGTGCGACGGCACCCACCCGATCCGCGCCAACAGCGTCAACCCCGGCGCCACCCGCACCAGCATGCGTGCCATGGCTTATCCCGGCGAAAACCCGGCCAATAACCCTACGCCCGAGGAGATCATGCCGGTCTACCTCTACCTGATGGGGCCGGACAGCCAGGGAGTCAACGGCCAGGCCTTCGACGCCCAGGGCTGA
- a CDS encoding GGDEF domain-containing protein: MAPPKQSNTIDFDTAKMQRLALGELRSRKRQVSLADVRRQLALHLQTSLEADRVLDIFFRESQQLLPLDYLSYQHSGADLRLEFGDAASHAASYRLTHAGEYLGELCFRRRLPFSETELGQLESLIASLLYPLRNALLYRAAIQTALRDSLTGTGNRIAMDQALGREVELARRNLMPLSILMLDLDHFKRINDQYGHSHGDEALRTVTMAIKGSLRNVDMVFRFGGEEFLALLSNTSSAGAIQVGERLRHAVEDLQFTVDGQPVPLSISLGCASLAAGEGVDDLLRRADAALYAAKRDGRNRLACAG; encoded by the coding sequence ATGGCCCCACCCAAGCAGTCCAACACCATCGATTTCGATACCGCCAAGATGCAGCGCCTGGCGCTTGGCGAATTGCGCTCGCGCAAGCGCCAGGTCAGCCTGGCCGACGTGCGCCGGCAGCTTGCCCTGCACCTGCAGACCAGCCTGGAAGCAGATCGCGTGCTCGACATCTTCTTCCGCGAGAGCCAGCAACTGCTGCCGCTGGACTACCTGAGCTACCAGCACAGCGGAGCCGATCTACGCCTGGAATTTGGCGACGCCGCCAGCCATGCCGCCAGCTACCGACTGACCCACGCTGGCGAGTACCTGGGCGAGCTCTGCTTCCGCCGCCGCCTGCCGTTCAGCGAGACCGAACTGGGCCAGTTGGAAAGCCTGATCGCCAGCCTGCTCTACCCGCTGCGCAACGCCCTGCTCTACCGCGCCGCGATCCAGACAGCCCTGCGCGATTCGCTGACCGGCACCGGCAATCGCATCGCCATGGACCAGGCGCTGGGCCGCGAAGTCGAACTGGCCCGGCGCAACCTGATGCCGCTGTCGATCCTCATGCTCGACCTGGACCACTTCAAGCGCATCAACGACCAGTACGGCCATAGCCACGGCGACGAAGCCCTGCGCACCGTCACCATGGCGATCAAGGGCAGCCTGCGCAACGTCGACATGGTGTTCCGCTTCGGCGGCGAAGAGTTCCTTGCGCTGCTCTCCAACACCAGCAGCGCCGGCGCTATCCAGGTCGGCGAACGGCTGCGCCATGCCGTCGAAGACCTGCAATTCACCGTCGACGGCCAACCGGTGCCGCTGTCGATCAGCCTGGGCTGCGCCTCGCTAGCCGCCGGCGAAGGTGTCGACGATCTGCTGCGCCGCGCCGATGCGGCGCTCTATGCAGCCAAGCGCGACGGCCGCAATCGCCTGGCCTGCGCCGGCTGA
- the rluB gene encoding 23S rRNA pseudouridine(2605) synthase RluB, translating into MNDTHENPELTPAPAGEKLQKVLARMGVGSRRDVEAWIEEGRVKVNGAVASLGQRVGDHDAIAVDDRLLKREKLEEHVRRVLIYNKPEGEVCTRDDPEGRPTVFDRLPRLRSGRWINIGRLDINTTGLLLFTTDGELANRLMHPSYEMDREYAVRVRGEVDEEMIERLKSGVMLEDGPAKFSDIQQAPGGEGFNHWYHVVVMEGRNREVRRLWESQGVVVSRLKRVRFGPVFLTSELTMGRYREMEQREVDILSEEVGLTPVALPEITVKQREKLDRQQRKLSKPLSRSERPDAGRGSRNRKEAAEGERPRRAPRGDAGESRTPRRDAGEGRPVRAPRGEGEGRAPRQDSGRPARGPRGEGEGRAPRAPRPDSAGGRPARAPRGEGEGRAPRQDGGRPARGPRQDDRSKGAPLAERPSDVNRKRPAKPSGEHAERPSKPVVRKPLNKRRPQPSGDGMRPGFKR; encoded by the coding sequence ATGAACGACACGCACGAAAACCCAGAACTGACCCCAGCCCCTGCTGGCGAAAAGCTGCAGAAAGTCCTCGCACGCATGGGCGTCGGCTCGCGCCGCGACGTCGAAGCCTGGATCGAGGAAGGCCGGGTCAAGGTCAACGGCGCCGTAGCCAGCCTCGGCCAGCGCGTCGGCGACCATGACGCCATCGCCGTCGACGATCGCCTGCTCAAGCGCGAGAAGCTCGAAGAGCACGTCCGTCGCGTCCTGATCTACAACAAGCCCGAAGGCGAAGTCTGCACCCGCGACGATCCGGAAGGCCGTCCGACCGTGTTCGACCGCCTGCCGCGCCTGCGCAGTGGCCGCTGGATCAACATCGGCCGCCTGGACATCAACACCACCGGCCTGCTGCTGTTCACCACCGACGGTGAGCTGGCGAACCGCCTGATGCACCCGTCCTACGAGATGGACCGCGAATACGCCGTGCGCGTACGTGGCGAAGTCGACGAAGAGATGATCGAACGCCTGAAGAGCGGCGTGATGCTGGAAGACGGCCCGGCCAAGTTCAGCGACATCCAGCAGGCGCCCGGCGGCGAAGGCTTCAACCACTGGTACCACGTGGTGGTGATGGAAGGCCGTAACCGCGAAGTGCGTCGCCTGTGGGAATCCCAGGGCGTGGTGGTCAGCCGCCTGAAGCGCGTGCGCTTCGGCCCGGTGTTCCTCACCTCCGAGCTGACCATGGGTCGCTACCGCGAGATGGAGCAGCGCGAGGTGGACATCCTTAGCGAAGAGGTCGGCCTCACGCCGGTCGCCCTGCCGGAAATCACCGTCAAGCAGCGCGAGAAGCTCGATCGCCAGCAGCGCAAGCTTTCCAAGCCGCTGTCGCGGAGCGAGCGTCCGGATGCCGGTCGCGGCTCCCGCAACCGCAAGGAAGCCGCCGAAGGCGAGCGTCCGCGTCGTGCGCCGCGCGGCGATGCTGGTGAAAGCCGCACTCCGCGTCGCGACGCAGGCGAAGGTCGTCCGGTCCGCGCGCCGCGTGGCGAAGGCGAAGGCCGTGCGCCGCGTCAGGACAGTGGCCGTCCGGCCCGTGGTCCGCGCGGCGAGGGCGAAGGTCGCGCCCCGCGCGCGCCGCGTCCGGATTCCGCCGGTGGTCGTCCGGCCCGCGCTCCGCGTGGCGAGGGCGAAGGCCGTGCGCCGCGTCAGGACGGTGGTCGTCCGGCTCGTGGTCCGCGTCAGGACGATCGCAGCAAGGGTGCCCCGCTGGCCGAGCGTCCGAGCGACGTGAACCGCAAGCGTCCGGCCAAGCCGAGCGGCGAGCACGCCGAGCGTCCGTCCAAGCCGGTCGTGCGCAAGCCGCTGAACAAGCGTCGTCCGCAGCCGTCTGGCGATGGCATGCGCCCGGGCTTCAAGCGCTAA
- a CDS encoding NUDIX hydrolase, which yields MHDESAFTGAKLALFHAGRLVVYRRDDKPEIPYPNCWDFPGGGREGEETPVECALRELEEEFAVRLDADRIEWQRRYRATHGPAPWAWLLVARIDEAEFAAIRFGDEGQYWQLMDVDDYLAHEEAVPYLQERLRHYLEETNL from the coding sequence GTGCACGACGAATCCGCCTTCACCGGCGCCAAGCTGGCGCTATTCCACGCCGGACGCCTGGTGGTCTACCGCCGCGACGACAAGCCCGAAATCCCCTACCCCAACTGCTGGGACTTCCCCGGCGGCGGCCGCGAGGGCGAAGAGACGCCAGTCGAATGCGCGCTGCGCGAGCTGGAAGAAGAATTCGCCGTGCGCCTGGATGCCGACCGCATCGAATGGCAGCGCCGCTATCGCGCTACCCACGGCCCGGCGCCCTGGGCCTGGCTGCTGGTCGCACGGATCGACGAGGCGGAGTTCGCCGCCATCCGCTTCGGCGACGAAGGCCAGTACTGGCAATTGATGGATGTCGACGATTACCTGGCCCACGAAGAAGCAGTGCCTTACCTGCAGGAGCGCCTGCGGCATTACCTCGAAGAAACGAACCTGTAG